The Paenibacillus uliginis N3/975 genome has a window encoding:
- a CDS encoding thioesterase II family protein: MTISLICLPYAGGSAQVYKRWTNQLHPDVRLVPAELAGRGSRMGEPFYADVTEAVQDLLPLVLETALGSDSYALFGHSMGSLLGYELLHALREEGFPLPTTVFLSGRGAPHCEQEEARRTHMLPDDEFLEELKRLGGMPGELFRHRELLDMFIPILRADFKLVGEYEHWMRPPLPLRLTILSGKDDGCVKGPLGEWERYATGGCELMLFEGGHFFLHEREHDVVAVINKMLTEAPAPI, encoded by the coding sequence ATGACGATATCATTAATTTGTTTGCCATATGCAGGAGGCTCCGCACAAGTGTACAAGCGCTGGACGAACCAGCTGCATCCTGACGTGCGTCTGGTGCCGGCCGAATTGGCGGGCAGAGGAAGCCGCATGGGTGAGCCGTTCTATGCGGACGTAACAGAAGCCGTGCAGGATTTGCTGCCGCTGGTGCTGGAGACGGCGCTTGGCTCCGATTCATATGCTTTATTCGGCCACAGCATGGGCAGCCTGCTTGGGTATGAGCTGCTGCATGCGCTGCGTGAGGAAGGATTCCCGCTGCCTACGACAGTCTTCCTCTCCGGCAGAGGGGCGCCGCATTGCGAGCAGGAGGAGGCTCGCCGGACCCATATGCTTCCGGATGACGAGTTTCTCGAGGAACTGAAACGGCTCGGCGGCATGCCGGGCGAGCTGTTCCGGCATCGGGAGCTGCTGGATATGTTTATACCGATCCTAAGAGCCGACTTTAAGCTTGTCGGCGAATACGAGCATTGGATGCGGCCGCCGCTGCCGCTCCGGCTCACCATCTTGAGCGGCAAAGATGACGGCTGTGTCAAAGGCCCGCTCGGTGAATGGGAGCGTTATGCGACGGGAGGGTGCGAGCTGATGCTGTTTGAAGGCGGACATTTTTTCCTGCATGAGCGGGAACACGATGTTGTAGCGGTGATAAACAAAATGCTGACTGAGGCGCCTGCCCCGATCTGA